The sequence below is a genomic window from Zavarzinia compransoris.
GGCGCCGGGCGCCGGCGGCGGCGAGGATTTCTACAGCCTGCGCGCGGCCGAGGTCTTCGTCCTGGTCCTTTCGGGGGCCGTCGCCATCCGCTTCGAGGACGAGCAATACCGCCTCGCCGCCGGCGACACCCTGACCTACGAGCCGAAGCGCCCCCATACGTTCGACAATGCCTCGATGACGGAGGGGGCGAGCGCCCTGTTCGTCATCATGCCCGCCCTGGCTTAGGGAGTATCGCATGCGTCAGACCCTGCTGCGCGACTTGCAGCGCCCCCTGGTCCAGGCGATCGGCCTGCCGTCCGAAGCCTATACCGACGAGGGCTTCTTCGCCCGCGAGCGGGAACGGCTGCTGGCCCGCACCTGGGTCGCCGTCGCAACCGCGAGCGACCTGACGCGGCCGGGCGACCTTCTGCCCCTGACGGTGGCCGGCCAGCCGGTGCTGCTCGTCCACGGCCAGGACGGCGCGATCCGGGCCTTTCACAACGTCTGCACCCACCGCGGCCTGCAATTGGTCGAGGAGGCGGGCAACCAGCGCCTGCTGCGCTGCCCCTATCATGCCTGGGCCTTCGACCTGGAAGGCCGGCTGCGGGCGACGCCGCATTTCGGCGGCATCGATTGCCACGCGCTCGACGGCTTCGAGCCGGGCCGCCATGGGCTCCGGCCGGTGCGGCTCGCCCGCTGGCACGACCTGATCCTGCTCGATCTCTCGGGCGAGGCGCCGGATTTTGCGGGCCATGCCGCACCGCTGGCGGCACGCTGGCAGGCCTATGACTTCGGTGCCCTGCGCCATGGCGCCCGGCTGGATTTCACCGTCGCCGCCAATTGGAAACTGCTGGTCGAGAATTTCTGCGACACCTACCACCTGCCCTTCATCCACCCCCAGGTGAATGAATATTCCAAGGCGGAAGACCATTACGACGTCATCGACGGCATGGTGGTCGGCACCGGCAACCGCACCGCGGCTCGGGACGGGGCGCCGGAGATCCTGCCGCGCTTCCCCGGCCTGCCGGCGGCGCTGGCGCGCACCGGGGAATTCCTCGCGCTTTTTCCGAATACGCTGATCTTCCTGATGCCGGATCATTATTTCACCGTGACCGTCACCCCGATCGATGCCGGCCATTCCCACGAGCGGCTGGATTTCTATTTCGTGGGCGAGGCGGCGACGGACGCGGCCCATGCCGCCCGCCGCGCCGAAGTGCTGGCCCTCTGGGCCGAATTGAACCGGCAGGACATCGCCATCGTCGAGCGCCTGCACCGGGGCCGGGTGTCGCGCGCCTTCGAGGGCGGCTGCTTCACCCCGGCGCTGGAGGCGCCGCTCCACCATGTCCAGAGCCTGGTGGCGCAGATGATGGACGGGGTGTGAGATGGCCGGCGTCCGCTGCTTTCCGGCCGGGAGCCGGGCTTTCGCGCCCTATATCGACAATGCCGAGATCGCCAAGCTGATCGGCCCCGAGGTCAGTTCGACCATGGGCGCGGGGGTGGTCACCTACCGCCGTCTCAGCGCGCCCTGGTCGCTGCCCTTCGACGAGGTGGTGATCGTTCTGGCCGGTGCCATGCGGGTGGTTTCGGACGGCGCGGTGCATGAGGCGGGCCCGGGCGACGTGCTGTTCTTTCCCAAGGAAACGCCGCTGACCTATGAGGTCGACGACGAAGTCACCCTGTTCTACGTCAAATATCCGGTCGGCCTGACCGCCCCGATCCCTTAGACCGGTGGACTTCCGTCACCGGGTAAGGCTAATAAAGCCTGATCAATAGGGTTTTTGCGCGGTTTAAGGGATCATGAAGAGCATCAACGAGATCCGCTCCACCTTCACCGACTTTTTCGTGAAGGCCGGGCACAGGCATGTCGCCTCCAGCCCGCTGGTGCCGGCCAATGATCCCACCCTCATGTTCACCAACGCCGGCATGGTCCAGTTCAAGGACATCTTCACCGGCAAGGAAAAGCGCGATTACCTGCGCGCCGCGACGGCGCAGAAATGCGTGCGCGCCGGCGGCAAGCACAACGATCTCGACAATGTCGGCTATACCGCGCGCCATCACACGTTCTTTGAAATGCTGGGGAATTTCTCCTTCGGCGACTATTTCAAGGAAACCGCGATCGAGCTGGCCTGGACCCTGATCACCCGGGATTTCGGCCTGCCCAAGGACAAGCTGCTGGTCACCGTCTATCACGAGGACGAGGAGGCGGCCGCGCTGTGGAAGAAGATCGCCGGCCTGCCCGAAGACCGCATCATCCGCATCGCCACCTCGGACAATTTCTGGGCCATGGGCGATACCGGGCCCTGCGGCCCCTGTTCGGAAATCTTCTTCGACCACGGCCCGGCGATCTGGGGCGGTCCGCCGGGCAGCGCCGACCAGGACGGCGACCGCTTCATCGAGATCTGGAATCTCGTCTTCATGCAGTTCGAGCAGTCGGCCGACGGCACGCGCGTGGCCCTGCCCAAGCCCTCGATCGATACCGGCATGGGGCTGGAGCGCGTCTCCGCCGTGCTTCAGGGCGTGCATAACAATTACGACACCGACCTGTTCCAGTCGCTGATCGCGGCCTCCGCCGATGCCACCAATACGGATCCCAAGGGCCCGATGGCGGCCAGCCACCGGGTGATCGCCGATCACCTGCGCGCCTCGTCCTTCCTGATCGCCGACGGCGTGATGCCGTCGAACGAGGGCCGGGGCAACGTGCTGCGCCGGATCATGCGCCGGGCCATGCGCCATGCCCAGTTGCTGGGCGCCCGCGATCCCTTGATGTACCGGCTGGTGCCGGCCCTGATCAAGCAGATGGGCGTCGCCTATCCGGAACTGATCCGCGCCGAAGCCCTGGTCACCGAGACCCTGAAGCTGGAAGAGACCCGCTTCAAGCAGACCCTGGAGCGCGGCCTGAAGCTGCTCGACGACGAGGTCGAGAAGCTGGGCAGCGGCCAGCCCCTGCCGGGCGACGTCGCCTTCCGGCTCTACGACACCTATGGCTTCCCGCTCGACCTGACCCAGGATGCGCTGCGGGCCAAGGATATCGCGGTCGATGTCGATGGCTTCAACACCGCCATGGCCCACCAGAAGGCCGAGGCGCGCAAAGCCTGGGCCGGCTCGGGCGAGGCGGCGACCGACCTCGTCTGGTACGAGCTGAAGGAAGAGGTGGGCGCCAGCGAATTCCTCGGCTATGAGACCGAGGAAGCGGAGGGCAAGCTGGTCGGCCTCGTCGTCGACGGCCAGCGCGTGGCCGCCGCCGCTCCCGGCACCCGGGTGGCGCTGGTCCTGAACCAGACCCCGTTCTACGGCGAATCCGGCGGCCAGGCTGGGGATACGGGCGTGATCCGCGGCCCGGGCTATTCCATTGCCGTCACCGATACCGCGAAGAAGCTCGGCCTGCACATCCATCTCGGCACCCTCGAGGGGGCTGAGGCCAAGGTGGGCGACAATCTGCACCTGACCGTCGACCATGGCCGGCGCTCGCGCCTGCGCGCCAACCACTCGGCCACCCATCTGCTGCACAAGGCGCTGCGCGACGTGCTGGGCGCCCATGTCACCCAGAAGGGCTCGCTGGTCGCGGAGGAGCGCCTGCGCTTCGACATCAGCCACCCCAAGGCCCTGTCGGACGAGGAGATCGAGGCGGTCGAGAACGGCGTCAACGCGGCGATCCGCGGCAACGGCGGCGTCACCACCCGCCTGATGACCCCGGACGAGGCGATCAAGGCCGGGGCGCTGGCCCTCTTCGGCGAGAAATACGGCGACGAGGTCCGGGTCGTTTCCATGGGCGGGGCCGATCTCGACCATGCCTATTCGACCGAATTATGCGGCGGCACCCATGTTTTCCGCACCGGCGACATCGCGGTCTTCAAGATCGTCGCTGAATCGGCGGTCTCGGCCGGCGTGCGCCGGATCGAGGCGCTGACGGGGGCGGCGGCCCTGAAGCACCTCCGCGACGAGGAAGCGCTGCTGAAGAAGGCGGCGGCGGCGGTCAAGGCTTCCCCCGCCGAACTGCCGGAACGGGTGGCGGTCCTGCTCGAAGACCGCAAGCGCCTGGAGCGCGAACTGGCCGAGGCGAAGAAGCAGCTCGCCACCGGCGGCGGCTCGGGCGGCGGCCTGACCGCGACCGAGGTCAACGGCGTCAAGGTGATCGCGAAGAAGCTGGACGGCGTGAACCCCAAGGACCTGCGCGGCCTCGTCGACGAGACCAAGAAGCAGATCGGCTCGGGCATCATCGCCTTCGTCACGGTCAACGACGGCAAGGCGGCCCTGGTCGTCGGCGTGACCGAAGACCTGGTGGCAAGGCACAGCGCGGTCGATCTCATCCGCATCGGGGTCGAGGCCGTGGGCGGCAAGGGCGGCGGCGGCCGGCCCGACATGGCCCAGGCCGGCGGCCCGGACGGCGACAAGGCCGAGGCGGCGCTGGATGCCATCGTGAAGGCGGTGGCGGCCTGAGATAAATTCCTCGACTTGCAATAAAGCTCGTCTATGGTCGCGGCAATACGCGTATCTCTCACCCATAAGGACTCAGGGCGATGAAAGTCTCCGAACTGATTGCCGAACTGTCGAAGATCGACGGCGATACCGAACTGCGCCTCGCCATGCCGTTCGACGAAGATGAAGTCGACGTCTATGAAATCGGCGCCATCGACGTGATCGAGGACGATCAGGGCGATTCGGCCGTCCTCCTCATCGCCGAACTCGAATACGAGGACGACGGCTTCGAAGAGGACGACAGCGAGGACTGAAGTCCCTGTCTCTTCCGGCCCGTCCTTTCGGGCCCGTCCCTTCCGGACAGATCGACCCCGCCCTTGCCCGGCGGGGTTTTTCTTTGCCCCCGCCTTTCCGGGGGGCGGGCCTTGCGCCGCCGCTCCCTATGGTAAAGGGGCCTGGGGTGAAGGGGCCCGGCGGCTCATCCCTTCGGGCAATAGGGGCGGTCGCGCCGTACCCTTAAACTGCCGGCGCCCATCACATCATAAGCGGAGGGAAACCCATGGCATCCGTTCTGGTCATCTACGGCGTCCCCAAGGACCCGGCTCATTTCGACGACTATTACCACCGTATCCATGTGCCGCTGGCGGCGAAGATCCCGAACCTGAAGGGTGTCACCCTCAGCACGGGCCCGGTGGCGGCGCTGGCCGGCGAGGCGGCGCATCTGGTCGCGCGCCTGGATTTCGCCGACATGGCCACGCTTCAGGCCTCCATGGGCTCGGCCGAGGGCCAGGCCACCGCCGGCGACCTGGCGAATTTCGCCAGCGGCGGTGCCCGCATCCTCGCCTTCGACGATCAGGCGATCGCCTGACCGGCCGGAATACCCGATCAGAAAGGCCGGCGCGCGGGGTTACAGCACCCGCTCGCCGGCCTCGTTGATCAGCACCTCGCGCTTGCCGACATGGTTCGGCTTGCCGACGATGCCGGCGGCTTCCATCTGTTCGATGATGCGGGCGGCGCGGTTGTAGCCGATCTGCAAATGGCGCTGGATGAAGCTGGTGGAAGCCTTGCCCTCGCGCGCGACGACCGCGACCGCGCG
It includes:
- a CDS encoding AraC family ligand binding domain-containing protein — its product is MAGVRCFPAGSRAFAPYIDNAEIAKLIGPEVSSTMGAGVVTYRRLSAPWSLPFDEVVIVLAGAMRVVSDGAVHEAGPGDVLFFPKETPLTYEVDDEVTLFYVKYPVGLTAPIP
- a CDS encoding aromatic ring-hydroxylating oxygenase subunit alpha, with product MRQTLLRDLQRPLVQAIGLPSEAYTDEGFFARERERLLARTWVAVATASDLTRPGDLLPLTVAGQPVLLVHGQDGAIRAFHNVCTHRGLQLVEEAGNQRLLRCPYHAWAFDLEGRLRATPHFGGIDCHALDGFEPGRHGLRPVRLARWHDLILLDLSGEAPDFAGHAAPLAARWQAYDFGALRHGARLDFTVAANWKLLVENFCDTYHLPFIHPQVNEYSKAEDHYDVIDGMVVGTGNRTAARDGAPEILPRFPGLPAALARTGEFLALFPNTLIFLMPDHYFTVTVTPIDAGHSHERLDFYFVGEAATDAAHAARRAEVLALWAELNRQDIAIVERLHRGRVSRAFEGGCFTPALEAPLHHVQSLVAQMMDGV
- a CDS encoding EthD family reductase — translated: MASVLVIYGVPKDPAHFDDYYHRIHVPLAAKIPNLKGVTLSTGPVAALAGEAAHLVARLDFADMATLQASMGSAEGQATAGDLANFASGGARILAFDDQAIA
- the alaS gene encoding alanine--tRNA ligase; translated protein: MKSINEIRSTFTDFFVKAGHRHVASSPLVPANDPTLMFTNAGMVQFKDIFTGKEKRDYLRAATAQKCVRAGGKHNDLDNVGYTARHHTFFEMLGNFSFGDYFKETAIELAWTLITRDFGLPKDKLLVTVYHEDEEAAALWKKIAGLPEDRIIRIATSDNFWAMGDTGPCGPCSEIFFDHGPAIWGGPPGSADQDGDRFIEIWNLVFMQFEQSADGTRVALPKPSIDTGMGLERVSAVLQGVHNNYDTDLFQSLIAASADATNTDPKGPMAASHRVIADHLRASSFLIADGVMPSNEGRGNVLRRIMRRAMRHAQLLGARDPLMYRLVPALIKQMGVAYPELIRAEALVTETLKLEETRFKQTLERGLKLLDDEVEKLGSGQPLPGDVAFRLYDTYGFPLDLTQDALRAKDIAVDVDGFNTAMAHQKAEARKAWAGSGEAATDLVWYELKEEVGASEFLGYETEEAEGKLVGLVVDGQRVAAAAPGTRVALVLNQTPFYGESGGQAGDTGVIRGPGYSIAVTDTAKKLGLHIHLGTLEGAEAKVGDNLHLTVDHGRRSRLRANHSATHLLHKALRDVLGAHVTQKGSLVAEERLRFDISHPKALSDEEIEAVENGVNAAIRGNGGVTTRLMTPDEAIKAGALALFGEKYGDEVRVVSMGGADLDHAYSTELCGGTHVFRTGDIAVFKIVAESAVSAGVRRIEALTGAAALKHLRDEEALLKKAAAAVKASPAELPERVAVLLEDRKRLERELAEAKKQLATGGGSGGGLTATEVNGVKVIAKKLDGVNPKDLRGLVDETKKQIGSGIIAFVTVNDGKAALVVGVTEDLVARHSAVDLIRIGVEAVGGKGGGGRPDMAQAGGPDGDKAEAALDAIVKAVAA